One window of the Oncorhynchus clarkii lewisi isolate Uvic-CL-2024 chromosome 19, UVic_Ocla_1.0, whole genome shotgun sequence genome contains the following:
- the LOC139374545 gene encoding legumain-like encodes MLTLTLALLGLSIGLVANAFPTQQSGNGKNWVVIVAGSNGWHNYRHQAGACHAYQIVHKNGIPDKQIVVMMYDDLATNKTNPTPGVVINRPNGTDVYKGVPKDYTGDAVTPDNFLAVLKGDSASTKQGSGKVLKSGPNDHVFVYITANGAPGLLAFPNDELYASDLMDVIIYMHENKRYKKLVFYIDACDSGLMMTKLPDDIHVYATTATNSYACYYDEKRKTYLGDWYSVNWMENSDVEDLSKETLMRQFKIVQSHIMQFGNETLANMKVKAFQGNANARPAPPMTLQPVVEPGLIPSADVPMAILTRTSTAEEYLYQLKEIEQLTQKMHKVVQCVTGDNHENPKILSVKMDLMQNQCYKDAVSRYKKHCLTWFSTEHEYYLRDLYMLFNLCVSRYGTNCILMTIEKVCLVEETGCGVCKKEGSE; translated from the exons ATGTTGACGTTGACGCTAGCCCTTCTGGGCCTCAGTATAGGACTGGTGGCTAATGCTTTCCCCACACAGCAGTCTGGAAACGGGAAGAACTGGGTGGTGATTGTCGCTGGCTCCAATGGCTGGCACAACTACAGACACCAG GCCGGTGCTTGCCATGCGTACCAGATCGTCCACAAGAATGGCATCCCTGACAAGCAGATTGTTGTGATGATGTATGATGATCTGGCAACCAATAAGAC AAACCCCACCCCAGGGGTGGTGATCAACCGACCCAATGGGACAGACGTCTACAAGGGAGTCCCCAAAGACTACACTGGAGAC GCTGTGACCCCTGACAACTTCCTGGCGGTGCTGAAGGGTGACTCTGCCAGTACAAAGCAGGGTTCTGGAAAGGTACTGAAGAG CGGTCCCAACGATCACGTGTTTGTGTACATCACTGCTAACGGAGCGCCTGGTCTGCTGGCCTTCCCCAATGATGAG CTCTATGCTTCCGACCTCATGGACGTTATTATCTACATGCATGAGAACAAGAGATACAAAAAG TTGGTGTTCTATATTGATGCCTGTGATTCAGGATTAATGATGACCAAGCTGCCTGATGACATCCATG TGTATGCCACCACAGCAACCAACTCCTATGCCTGTTACTATGACGAGAAGAGGAAGACCTACCTGGGGGACTGGTACAGTGTTAATTGGATGGAAAACTCTGATGTG GAGGACCTGAGCAAGGAGACCCTAATGAGACAGTTCAAGATCGTCCAGAGCCACATCATGCAATTTGGAAACGAG ACTCTGGCCAATATGAAGGTAAAGGCTTTTCAAGGTAATGCCAACGCCCGGCCTGCCCCCCCCATGACCCTGCAGCCTGTAGTGGAGCCAGGTCTGATCCCCAGCGCTGACGTCCCTATGGCCATCCTCACTAGGACATCCACAGCCGAGGAGTATCTCTACCAGCTCAAG GAGATTGAGCAGCTGACACAGAAGATGCACAAGGTGGTGCAGTGTGTGACGGGCGATAACCACGAGAATCCGAAGATTCTGAGTGTGAAGATGGATCTGATGCAAAACCAGTGCTACAAGGATGCTGTCAGTCGCTACAAGAAACATTGCTTAACCTGGTTTTCCACTGAG CATGAGTATTATCTGCGGGACCTGTACATGTTGTTCAACCTGTGTGTGTCAAGATATGGAACAAATTG tatcCTGATGACAATCGAGAAAGTGTGTCTAGTTGAAGAGACAGGTTGCGGTGTCTGCAAAAAGGAGGGGTCCGAGTAG